From a region of the Babesia bovis T2Bo chromosome 1, whole genome shotgun sequence genome:
- a CDS encoding impB/mucB/samB DNA repair family protein, which produces MKAPVKFGGGGPFSEYMERRRRGVAAHYDRKYCDETTTEKNGDDPDYMNNKYGPEEYAGDMIDEKVSLELRDGSRLDTNDELNSCTMIPFIPNTENMCFNDESSTIEEKFFIGCRFYIDGVVNAYKPFLDREPCENAALHAHETLIKCIIKHGGHIEIGLSEYVTHYVVEHVALGCKKWWEMKQRGGKCAQYAVVTPAYIFECHLQSKRLPESMFIPSTLKMKPEYMTLTQNWKRERETEISKNPEKDMADNEGEFFASGCGIVDNAVVQDDELHGEAVSTEQCNKSDMIVKHEPGAVTICEKLNLDTTSQEGFEPFLELVLEKEDSIDSNRSRQGSVDDETCSDENKDEIVDTESICQPSHQQSEIGAIPAESNDNNSDANANEDVSNMVDEYYKRSRLHLLGMWKTRVEKEYNFEPFSTLQEGTLTKGKIFHIDMDAFFVSVAIKGKQHLKNMPLCISYGTGRNSASEIATCNYAARVYGVSKGMWVRDAVQLCPSLQFVKYDFDVINDTAMKILKIASEVTNKIYSASCDELYLEYSIESESNDIVEYISMAVNLAHKIETETECPLSIGIGDNMMLAKLASQRCKALKHGSEEVPTGYVLSGNVCAIQDVEAFIASVSLHELPGVGDRTLDILKSCGYVYCSDIHDKEELKELIGEKLGDTVYHFSRGKDFRNMNTAEARSRILKNKTITSAINYGVRITTTEQVHEYMRELVKQVWDRVEAALTHLKEESTDNNSLEVPVAQIMLKVRVRSPEASVEPAKYMGCGLCDEFTSSVSGDLMSQKSVFRSLLSCWQNLFAKKPFALEDLRGISLGIYRIKKGDCKERNTMDKFLVAATPSRLPDDIYPICRTMPLESATPRRNGNLPITPTVRNGKYQESILSFISTSPLRFTTPVKKKGHKKQRARQLTLYEVFSGSNRSSDNSEINYSKKVATYDVVSSNFDRSSFARLSVVPGISNIWLSDASNAILEERLQQIHTDWSSYQDAVAFYREVFENYASLLSHVGESTTSDTVGNAQNSVVMNVVAPSNHIEQTDDNNPPEVSDAMNRNCYEAFTENEFDPSANIVPPEATNLDIGSREKGEMLLAETLEGKPKPTLFDMRCICKDCRSHVFATVGMPVLEALDCNSSACFISQLKGVVPERVTFDCTPQATTMVLCTLVYVHLLRAVVQLSKRRRFDLLQTFVHYSMRDAASFKTSLFGCLDWRLQAKFFEEAQTYLLKVYNLLKIPSL; this is translated from the exons ATGAAGGCGCCAGTGAAATTCGGTGGAGGTGGACCGTTTTCAGAGTATATGGAGCGCAGAAGGCGTGGAGTGGCCGCCCATTATGATCGCAAATATTGCGATGAAACTACCACAGAGAAAAACGGTGACGATCCAGATTATATGAACAATAAATATGGACCCGAAGAATATGCTGGAGATATGATCGATGAAAAGGTCTCCTTAGAACTAAGGGACGGCTCCCGGCTGGACACAAATGATGAGCTAAACAGTTGCACTATGATACcatttataccaaacacTGAAAACATGTGTTTTAATGATGAATCGTCTACCATAGAAGAAAAGTTCTTTATAGGATGCCGATTTTATATTGATGGTGTTGTTAATGCATATAAGCCATTTTTGGACCGAGAACCTTGTGAAAACGCTGCTTTACATGCACATGAAACACTGATAAAGTGCATAATCAAGCATGGAGGACATATTGAAATTGGTCTATCAGAGTATGTCACGCATTACGTTGTTGAACATGTGGCCCTTGGCTGTAAAAAGTGGTGGGAAATGAAACAAAGAGGTGGCAAATGTGCACAGTACGCTGTTGTTACACCTGCATATATATTCGAATGCCATTTGCAATCGAAAAGATTGCCCGAATCTATGTTCATTCCATCTACTCTTAAAATGAAACCGGAatatatgacattgacTCAAAATTGGAAGAGAGAGAGGGAAACAGAAATAAGCAAAAACCCTGAGAAGGATATGGCAGACAACGAAGGTGAATTCTTTGCTAGTGGCTGTGGCATTGTCGATAATGCTGTCGTTCAGGATGACGAATTACATGGAGAGGCAGTTTCAACGGAGCAATGTAACAAGAGTGACATGATTGTTAAACATGAACCTGGAGCGGTAACAATATGCGAGAAGCTAAATCTTGACACCACTTCTCAGGAAGGATTTGAACCATTTTTAGAACTCGTCCTGGAGAAAGAGGATAGCATAGACTCCAATCGTAGTCGACAAGGTAGTGTTGATGATGAGACATGTTCCGATGAAAATAAGGATGAGATTGTTGATACTGAGTCTATTTGTCAACCTTCTCATCAACAATCGGAAATCGGAGCAATACCTGCAGAATCAAACGACAACAATAGTGATGCCAACGCCAATGAAGATGTAAGTAACATGGTGGATGAGTATTATAAAAGATCACGATTGCATTTGCTCGGAATGTGGAAAACGAGAGTGGAAAAGGAATACAATTTCGAACCTTTCAGTACACTTCAAGAAGGTACCCTCACGAAAGGGAAGATATTTCACATTGATATGGATGCTTTCTTTGTATCTGTGGCGATAAAAGGAAAACAACACTTGAAGAACATGCCGCTTTGCATTAGTTATGGTACAGGTCGTAACAGCGCCAGCGAAATTGCAACATGTAACTACGCCGCTAGAGTTTACGGTGTTAGCAAAGGTATGTGGGTTAGAGATGCTGTTCAGTTGTGTCCGTCGTTGCAGTTTGTCAAATATGATTTTGATGTTATTAATGACACTGCAATGAAAATTTTGAAGATAGCTAGTGAGGTTACCAATAAAATCTACTCTGCTAGCTGTGATGAACTATATTTGGAGTACTCGATTGAATCAGAAAGCAACGATATTGTGGAATATATTTCTATGGCTGTGAATTTGGCACATAAAATTGAAACGGAAACCGAATGCCCATTAAGCATTGGGATTGGTGATAACATGATGCTTGCTAAATTGGCTTCTCAGCGATGCAAAGCACTTAAACATGGAAGCGAAGAGGTGCCAACTGGTTATGTTTTATCAGGCAATGTATGTGCTATACAGGACGTAGAAGCATTTATTGCATCCGTTTCACTACACGAATTACCAGGTGTTGGAGACCGGACGCTTGATATCTTAAAATCTTGCGGTTATGTTTATTGCAGTGACATACATGATAAGGAAGAACTGAAAGAATTAATAGGGGAGAAACTTGGTGATACTGTGTATCATTTTAGTCGAGGTAAGGATTTCCGGAATATGAACACCGCAGAGGCACGCTCTCGGATTTTAAAGAACAAGACAATTACATCTGCTATTAACTATGGAGTAAGAATAACAACCACTGAGCAGGtacatgaatatatgaGGGAGCTGGTGAAACAAGTGTGGGACCGTGTTGAAGCAGCGCTGACTCACCTTAAAGAAGAGAGTACTGATAACAACTCCCTTGAAGTACCTGTAGCACAAATAATGCTAAAGGTTCGTGTAAGAAGCCCCGAAGCTAGTGTTGAACCTGCGAAGTACATGGGCTGTGGTCTATGTGACGAATTCACTTCGTCAGTATCGGGTGACCTGATGTCTCAGAAGAGCGTATTCAGGAGCTTACTATCATGTTGGCAAAATCTTTTTGCAAAGAAACCATTTGCACTGGAAGACTTACGAGGCATCTCTCTCGGTATTTATAGAATTAAAAAGGGAGATTGCAAAGAACGTAATACAATGGACAAGTTCCTTGTTGCTGCAACCCCTTCACGGTTACCTGATGATATCTATCCTATTTGTAGAACAATGCCCCTAGAATCTGCCACACCGCGACGAAATGGCAATTTACCAATTACCCCAACAGTCCGTAATGGCAAATACCAAGAATCCATCTTGTCGTTTATATCCACATCTCCTTTGAGATTCACCACTCCGGTGAAGAAAAAAGGTCATAAGAAACAGCGAGCGAGACAATTGACTCTTTATGAAGTTTTCTCGGGTTCGAATAGGTCATCCG ACAATAGCGAAATAAACTACAGTAAAAAAGTGGCGACATATGACGTTGTAAGTTCGAATTTCGATAGGAGTTCGTTTGCTCGCTTATCTGTTGTGCCTGGCATATCCAATATTTGGTTATCAGATGCTTCCAATGCAATTTTGGAAGAACGATTGCAACAAATCCATACTGATTGGTCGTCTTATCAAGATGCCGTTGCTTTTTATCGTGAAGTATTTGAAAACTATGCATCATTATTATCCCATGTCGGAGAATCCACAACATCTGATACTGtgggtaatgcccaaaACTCTGTAGTAATGAATGTTGTTGCTCCATCCAATCACATCGAACAAACAGATGATAACAACCCGCCTGAAGTGTCCGATGCAATGAATCGCAATTGCTACGAagcattcacagaaaaTGAATTTGATCCCTCCGCAAATATTGTACCTCCCGAAGCGACCAACCTCGATATTGGCTCTAGAGAGAAGGGAGAAATGTTACTTGCGGAAACTCTTGAAGGAAAACCAAAACCTACTTTGTTTGATATGCGGTGCATATGCAAGGACTGTCGTTCCCATGTCTTCGCAACTGTTGGTATGCCAGTGTTGGAAGCACTGGATTGTAATTCATCAGCGTGTTTTATCTCACAATTGAAGGGAGTTGTTCCTGAACGAGTAACGTTTGATTGCACTCCACAAGCCACCACTATGGTGCTTTGTACTCTGGTTTACGTTCACCTTCTTCGTGCTGTGGTGCAGCTCTCTAAGCGGCGGCGGTTTGATTTATTGCAAACATTTGTTCACTATTCAATGCGTGACGCTGCATCGTTCAAGACGTCGTTGTTTGGATGCTTGGATTGGAGATTGCAAGCCAAGTTTTTCGAAGAAGCTCAAACGTACCTCTTGAAGGTCTACAACCTATTGAAGATTCCATCACTTTga
- a CDS encoding 26S proteasome family protein has protein sequence MMETETKAGTIQRSEPVNGLLTYYRYRIADYEALLNEKEQTRRRLVAQRNELNAKVRALKDELHALLESGSFVGEVVKQMCQDKVLVKISLEGKYVVDVSKDVDISKCTPSTRVALMSDSYKLHKILPTKVDPLVALMKVEKVPDSTYEMVGGLEQQVKEVKEVIELPIKHPEIFESLGISQPKGVLLYGPPGTGKTLLARAVAHHTDCTFIRVSGSELVQKYIGEGSRMVRELFVMARAHAPSIIFMDEIDSIGSQRTDSGHGDSEVQRTMLELLNQLDGFEPYQNIKVIMCTNRIDILDEALLRPGRIDRKIEFPNPNAEARAQILAIHSRKMNLVRGIDLEMIAREMTNVSGAEVKAVCTEAGMFALRERRVHVTQEDFLMAVAKVMKKDSDKNVSFTKLWK, from the coding sequence ATGATGGAAACGGAGACAAAAGCAGGGACAATCCAAAGAAGTGAACCAGTAAATGGACTCCTTACCTATTATCGCTACCGTATTGCTGATTACGAGGCATTGCTAAATGAAAAGGAGCAAACTAGACGTAGACTTGTAGCACAAAGAAATGAACTAAATGCAAAGGTTAGGGCACTTAAAGACGAACTCCACGCGCTTCTGGAGTCAGGTAGTTTCGTCGGCGAAGTGGTTAAGCAAATGTGCCAAGATAAAGTGCTGGTAAAAATTAGCCTTGAAGGGAAGTATGTCGTGGATGTCAGCAAGGATGTAGACATTTCTAAATGTACGCCTAGTACGAGGGTAGCTCTCATGAGTGACTCTTACAAACTTCACAAGATCCTTCCCACGAAAGTTGATCCCTTGGTTGCTCTTATGAAGGTAGAAAAGGTTCCCGACTCCACATATGAAATGGTTGGTGGACTGGAGCAACAAGTGAAAGAGGTAAAAGAAGTTATAGAATTGCCTATTAAGCACCCCGAAATATTTGAATCTCTTGGTATTTCACAGCCCAAAGGAGTGCTGCTTTACGGTCCTCCTGGAACAGGAAAAACACTTTTAGCTAGAGCTGTTGCACACCATACAGATTGCACATTCATTAGGGTCAGTGGTTCAGAACTGGTACAGAAATACATCGGAGAAGGTAGTAGAATGGTTAGGGAGTTGTTTGTTATGGCAAGGGCACATGCTCCTTCGATCATCTTTATGGATGAAATAGACTCTATAGGTTCACAGAGAACTGATAGTGGTCATGGAGATTCGGAAGTTCAGAGAACTATGCTAGAGCTGTTGAACCAACTCGATGGTTTTGAACCGTATCAGAATATTAAAGTTATTATGTGTACTAATCGCATAGACATCTTGGACGAAGCTCTGCTTAGACCAGGCAGGATCGATCGGAAAATAGAATTTCCAAATCCTAATGCTGAAGCTAGAGCTCAAATTCTAGCCATCCACAGTAGAAAGATGAATCTCGTAAGGGGTATAGACTTAGAAATGATCGCACGTGAAATGACAAATGTGAGTGGTGCTGAGGTTAAGGCTGTCTGTACCGAAGCAGGGATGTTCGCACTTCGTGAACGCAGAGTACACGTTACTCAAGAAGACTTTTTAATGGCTGTTGCCAAGGTAATGAAGAAAGACTCGGATAAGAATGTAAGCTTCACGAAATTGTGGAAGTGA
- a CDS encoding tRNA acetyltransferase family protein has translation MGEKRQHSGGGSRRPPWKRGKQDNGRLQPGSRGLFITHTQAKKHKEAMQECLTILREHCEYINPEFGSNKLSNTDLCQAANVEEAIRAELEDNKLFFDRFVPGPCISKNVNIVYFKNEDDVPSTYVREIFHAILKDNRYSARFLCRMIPYDLVCKAEGDPFTEAMTKLIAAEFPHSQANDKFDRCEPGDTFTWCLSYSSRNSNALPREDVLDLAVQLVGKNYSVDLHSPDKLVVVEVVKGLCGLSVISDYKAISHYKLNISRII, from the exons atgGGTGAAAAACGTCAACATTCAGGAGGAGGTAGCCGCCGTCCTCCATGGAAG CGCGGGAAGCAGGACAATGGTAGGCTGCAGCCGGGATCACGCGGGCTTTTTATCACACACACTCAAGCTAAGAAGCATAAGGAGGCTATGCAAGAATGTTTGACCATATTGCGTGAG CACtgtgaatatatcaatcCAGAATTTGGAAGCAATAAATTATCGAATACTGACCTATGCCAGGCTGCAAATGTTGAGGAAGCAATAAGAGCTGAATTGGAGGACAACAAATTGTTTTTTGATCGTTTTGTTCCAGGTCCGTGTATCTCTAAGAATGTGAATATCGTATATTTTAAGAATGAGGATGACGTTCCTTCTACATATGTCAGGGAAATATTCCATGCTATATTAAAGGATAATCGTTACAGTGCACGTTTTTTGTGCCGTATGATTCCCTACGATTTGGTATGCAAGGCTGAAGGCGATCCTTTCACTGAGGCTATGACCAAGCTAATAGCGGCTGAATTTCCACACTCGCAAGCCAATGATAAATTTGATAGAT GTGAGCCAGGGGACACCTTTACATGGTGTCTAAGTTACAGCTCTCGCAATTCAAACGCGCTTCCTCGGGAAGACGTACTCGATCTTGCTGTTCAATTAGTTGGAAAAAATTACAGTGTCGATCTTCATTCACCGGATAAGTTAGTAGTGGTTGAAGTCGTGAAG GGGTTATGCGGTTTATCGGTTATATCGGACTATAAGGCAATTTCACATTACAAACTCAATATATCTCGTATAATTTAG
- a CDS encoding Protein phosphatase 2C family protein, whose amino-acid sequence MTEDSTGEEGVIDLVVPSDGIWVEHDDASEGGWYTHEDLEWMYNSRDRIYFHIVSNIVVSAGDSFPKNLVPSKNEVKTSDDNAESPDHEGSESSSAELLEKNGSPQGSDDSDDKDLSIDFEKDLLAATASRKGNSDHKSNCEDFYVTLECMSIHVVSRTEALCYYTGVFDGHCGYKCAEYLTKHLKNNILSVYRQSVRSIDQNKRPKDLFPIESLEVRALMQGCSKGFEMTDKNFCNIAGNYNLLDGSTATVCLIYGPDSDGCLKLITSHVGDSRALLCSMAESDDCFAQAMTTDHKPNNVKERQYIEKNGGTVEFAQGAWRCLNKARNGQPMSGLATSRAMGDYPMKFPDRIVSSEPDVSVYTINFDSDLFLVLVTDGITDVLTNKEIVDIVCEAIDEECTADAAAERVIVTAEQCGSVDDKTCTVIYFGWHKDLFDKCVRNKEADARHEALTALAVDKTKDAVDKEDDMFTN is encoded by the exons ATGACAGAAGATTCTACTGGTGAAGAG GGAGTTATCGATCTCGTCGTTCCATCAGATGGTATTTGGGTTGAGCACGATGACGCTTCAGAAGGCGGTTGGTACACCCACGAAGACTTAGAATGGATGTATAATTCCCGTGATCGCATATACTTTCATATTGTATCAAATATCGTAGTATCTGCTGGAGATAGTTTTCCAAAAAATCTGGTTCCCAGCAAAAATGAAGTTAAGACATCTGATGATAATGCTGAATCTCCAGATCATGAAGGTTCAGAGTCGTCTTCTGCCGAACTCCTAGAAAAGAACGGTTCTCCACAAGGTAGTGATGATTCAGATGACAAAGATTTATCAATTGATTTCGAAAAGGATCTCTTGGCTGCCACAGCTTCTCGAAAA GGCAACTCGGACCACAAGAGTAATTGCGAAGATTTTTATGTCACTTTAGAGTGTATGTCAATTCATGTAGTTAGTCGAACGGAAGCGCTTTGTTACTACACCGGCGTCTTTGATGGCCATTGTGGATATAA GTGTGCGGAGTACCTAACTAAGCACTTGAAGAACAACATATTGAGTGTTTATCGTCAGTCAGTTCGATCAATAGACCAGAACAAGCGGCCGAAAGATTTATTCCCGATTGAATCCTTGGAAGTTCGAGCGTTGATGCAGGGCTGTTCTAAGGGCTTCGAGATGACGGACAAAAATTTTTGTAACATAGCGGGCAATTACAACTTACTGGATGGTTCGACTGCAACTGTATGTCTAATCTATGGACCTGATTCTGATGGATGTTTAAAGTTGATAACGTCTCATGTCGGTGATTCCCGTGCTCTATTATGTAGCATGGCTGAAAGTGATGACTGTTTCGCTCAAGCTATGACTACTGACCACAAGCCAAATAACGTCAAGGAGAGGCAGTACATAGAAAAGAATGGCGGTACTGTGGAATTTGCTCAAGGAGCTTGGAGATGTTTGAATAAGGCTCGGAACGGACAACCTATGTCAGGTTTGGCTACATCCAGGGCCATGGGAGACTACCCAATGAAATTTCCCGATCGCATAGTATCATCTGAGCCAGATGTCTCTGTTTACACAATTAACTTCGATAGTGATCTTTTCCTCGTACTTGTCACTGATGGCATCACTGATGTGCTGACAAATAAG GAGATAGTTGACATCGTTTGCGAGGCAATTGACGAGGAATGCACTGCTGACGCAGCTGCTGAACGTGTTATCGTTACAGCTGAACAGTGTGGATCCGTTGACGACAAGACTTGCACAGTCATATACTTCGGTTGGCACAAGGACTTGTTTGATAAGTGCGTTCGCAATAAGGAGGCTGACGCGCGCCACGAG GCCCTCACTGCACTAGCGGTGGACAAAACGAAGGATGCTGTTGATAAGGAAGACGACATGTTTACCAACTGA